The following proteins are co-located in the Palaemon carinicauda isolate YSFRI2023 chromosome 30, ASM3689809v2, whole genome shotgun sequence genome:
- the LOC137623707 gene encoding pro-resilin-like, translated as MNTKVLIFFGLVALAAADKRPSFSYGVPDSSSSSEESFESTEAKYNFNWDVNDDSSSNEFGHQEARDGEDTQGSYYVHLPDGRLQKVSFHVDGDDGYIAEVTYSGEAQFPESSESESSESVESAEVPRYAPPPRRSYFAPDSNESK; from the exons ATGAACACCAAG GTTCTCATCTTCTTCGGTCTTGTGGCTTTGGCCGCCGCTGACAAGCGTCCATCATTCTCCTACGGAGTCCCAgat TCATCCTCAAGTTCTGAGGAATCCTTCGAGTCCACTGAAGCCAAGTACAACTTCAACTGGGATGTAAACGACGACTCCTCCAGCAACGAATTCGGACACCAGGAAGCCCGCGACGGCGAAGACACTCAGGGGTCCTACTACGTCCACCTCCCCGACGGTCGCCTCCAGAAGGTGTCCTTCCACGTTGATGGCGACGACGGATACATCGCTGAAGTCACCTACTCCGGTGAGGCTCAGTTCCCCGAATCCTCCGAATCCGAATCTTCCGAATCTGTTGAGTCCGCTGAGGTCCCCAGATATGCTCCCCCTCCAAGGAGATCATATTTCGCCCCTGACTCTAACGAATCCAAGTAA